In Pseudobacter ginsenosidimutans, the following are encoded in one genomic region:
- a CDS encoding SusC/RagA family TonB-linked outer membrane protein, producing MIIGINGKGYAQQNFVDTAVAIVIVKSNPTVRGLLRTIEKQVGVIFSYSNSDIDIFKRCELPASVVSLGTILRKITTIFNSSYIIIGRDIVFTKAEQPVHKDLYFVKAEEMEKRSLETALQDVVVIGFSPESRSGKTSSVSYVYGKDLYARYNPDLAAGLQGKIPGLLITETNGAPGVNSRIQIRGQQSIGLLPGAENLPVNNPLILINGINALPNKLVLNKLSSMAGNPTNNGSGGGISLLDLINPEDIEDITILKDADATALYGSRGAHGVIQIQTRKETQNGPAKFSAQMATGIARAAFRPKMMNTEQYAAMKKEALANAGFDNNPVTAPELYRWPLTRYTDWTKYLIGNTAQFTLLHTTVRGNIGPSLKFYAGLGLRQEDLILPTDDQSQQYGLHINLNYSKGKKLNTSFDLTLSNSSNTQPSFDPMPLLRLAPNAPALLNEKERPVFEENGLSFTNIRSVLRNTYFANTDLLMSSIKLDYAVTQKIIFKLQLGVSRIKTYETSLIPVKDFDILYRRAGLYVDATTYWKSFTVEPHLQYRDSSYNGNSISLTIGTNYLIQKESSTITYYNHNSGTGLYGFLSDNDIQIQNNHQEYRYLGMFGGMSYDIRNRFSFNFTIRNDGSSNISSAERFTMFGAFGAGWNFLSGKIAEKIGWLKSGKLRGSIGIVGNDQYGDYKSGNELTMQSLNSLPLQNFEPRPFRSSTLDWEKTTKKDLTLELGFGERLSTSIAWYHNITSKQFISVPLSGQRSASFGYPSNHQASVLNTGFEFWLESKPVSGKKFRWQTSVALTLPKNKLLSFKDLESSIYKNFLTPGQSLTAFPALVFTGVDPATGEAMFQDINKDGKISFPEDQIIIGDRAPTLYGSLHNQVSFKQWELTVFIEGRQQKNLDPIYFDYQYSPGSFRKDMLSNQSQSFLQRWRVPGDQASLPRLVAKQDGNASSAINNFINSSRMLTDASYLRLRTLMISWSQSNNWRNDQVPGKVKVFIAMQNLFTLTRYKGGDPTIQNPMEIPSVRSFMLGFAVKL from the coding sequence ATGATCATTGGAATAAATGGAAAAGGATATGCTCAACAAAATTTCGTTGATACTGCTGTGGCTATTGTGATTGTAAAAAGCAATCCAACTGTCAGAGGATTGCTAAGGACGATTGAAAAGCAAGTAGGGGTTATCTTCTCATACTCCAACTCAGATATCGATATATTTAAGAGATGCGAGTTGCCCGCTTCTGTAGTTTCACTTGGAACAATTCTCAGGAAGATCACCACCATTTTCAATTCCTCCTATATTATCATAGGAAGAGATATTGTATTTACCAAGGCTGAGCAACCAGTTCATAAAGACCTGTATTTTGTTAAAGCAGAGGAGATGGAAAAGCGCTCGCTGGAGACCGCCCTCCAGGATGTAGTAGTAATCGGCTTTTCACCTGAAAGCAGGTCAGGTAAAACCAGCAGTGTTAGCTATGTTTACGGAAAAGATCTTTACGCACGTTATAACCCGGATCTTGCAGCAGGCTTGCAAGGTAAAATTCCTGGTTTACTGATCACAGAAACCAATGGAGCACCAGGAGTCAATTCCAGGATTCAAATACGGGGACAACAATCTATTGGATTATTGCCCGGCGCGGAAAACCTGCCGGTCAATAATCCACTTATTCTTATCAATGGCATCAACGCCCTGCCCAATAAGCTTGTATTGAATAAACTGAGTTCGATGGCTGGAAATCCAACCAATAACGGAAGTGGTGGCGGGATTAGCCTACTGGATCTGATAAACCCCGAGGACATTGAAGACATAACCATTCTAAAGGATGCGGACGCTACTGCTCTTTATGGAAGCAGGGGAGCTCATGGAGTAATTCAAATTCAAACCAGGAAGGAAACTCAAAACGGACCAGCGAAATTCTCTGCACAAATGGCAACAGGTATCGCCAGAGCCGCCTTCCGGCCAAAGATGATGAATACCGAACAATATGCTGCCATGAAAAAGGAAGCGCTGGCCAATGCAGGATTTGACAATAACCCTGTTACTGCGCCAGAGCTCTATCGCTGGCCATTGACCAGGTACACAGATTGGACTAAATACCTTATTGGCAACACCGCCCAGTTCACTCTACTTCATACTACTGTCAGAGGTAATATCGGACCATCTTTAAAATTTTATGCAGGATTAGGACTGAGGCAAGAAGATCTTATTCTACCCACCGATGACCAAAGCCAACAATATGGTTTACATATAAACCTCAACTACTCCAAAGGAAAAAAGCTTAATACCTCCTTTGATCTAACGTTGAGCAACTCCAGCAACACTCAACCATCTTTTGATCCAATGCCGCTATTGCGCCTGGCGCCCAACGCCCCCGCTCTATTAAATGAAAAAGAAAGGCCGGTCTTTGAAGAAAACGGCCTTAGTTTTACAAATATTCGTTCAGTATTGAGAAACACGTATTTTGCAAATACAGACCTGTTAATGAGTAGCATCAAACTGGATTATGCTGTAACCCAAAAGATAATCTTCAAGTTACAATTGGGAGTAAGCAGGATCAAGACATATGAAACATCACTAATCCCTGTGAAGGATTTTGATATTTTGTATCGAAGAGCAGGGTTATATGTGGATGCTACAACTTATTGGAAGAGTTTTACCGTGGAACCCCATTTGCAATATAGGGATTCATCTTACAATGGTAATTCCATTTCCTTAACTATCGGTACAAACTACCTGATCCAAAAAGAAAGTTCAACAATTACATACTACAATCATAATTCGGGAACAGGGCTTTATGGATTTCTTTCAGATAACGATATCCAAATACAAAATAATCACCAGGAATATAGATACCTGGGTATGTTTGGCGGCATGAGTTATGACATACGAAACAGGTTTAGCTTCAATTTTACCATCCGGAATGATGGCAGCAGCAATATAAGTTCTGCAGAACGGTTTACCATGTTTGGTGCATTTGGTGCAGGATGGAACTTCCTGTCCGGGAAGATTGCTGAAAAAATTGGATGGCTGAAATCCGGAAAATTGCGTGGCAGTATCGGGATAGTTGGCAATGATCAATATGGGGATTACAAGTCCGGGAATGAATTAACTATGCAGTCGCTTAACTCATTGCCACTACAGAATTTTGAACCCAGACCTTTCCGCTCCTCAACTTTGGATTGGGAAAAAACAACCAAGAAAGACCTGACTCTTGAGCTTGGTTTCGGAGAAAGACTATCCACTTCAATTGCCTGGTACCATAATATTACCAGCAAACAATTTATCTCAGTACCTTTATCAGGACAGCGTTCCGCATCTTTCGGTTATCCATCCAATCATCAGGCATCTGTGCTTAATACCGGTTTTGAGTTTTGGTTAGAAAGCAAACCAGTGTCCGGCAAAAAGTTTAGATGGCAAACATCTGTTGCCCTTACGCTGCCCAAAAACAAACTTCTTTCATTCAAAGACCTGGAATCTTCCATCTACAAGAATTTCCTGACACCAGGCCAATCATTAACTGCTTTTCCAGCATTGGTATTTACAGGTGTAGATCCTGCAACAGGCGAAGCAATGTTCCAGGACATCAATAAGGATGGCAAGATCAGCTTCCCGGAAGATCAAATCATAATCGGAGATCGCGCCCCCACCCTATATGGAAGCTTACATAATCAAGTATCATTTAAACAATGGGAATTAACTGTTTTTATTGAAGGAAGACAACAAAAGAATCTCGATCCGATTTATTTTGATTATCAATATTCTCCCGGTTCATTCAGAAAAGACATGCTTAGCAACCAATCCCAGTCATTCCTGCAGCGCTGGCGAGTTCCCGGCGATCAGGCTTCTCTTCCGAGGTTGGTGGCAAAGCAAGACGGGAACGCTTCCAGCGCGATCAATAACTTTATCAATTCCAGCAGAATGCTCACTGATGCCTCCTATCTGCGGCTCAGGACATTGATGATCAGCTGGAGTCAATCAAACAATTGGCGAAACGATCAGGTGCCGGGAAAGGTAAAAGTATTTATCGCCATGCAAAACCTGTTTACCCTGACAAGATATAAAGGTGGTGATCCTACTATTCAAAATCCAATGGAGATCCCTTCCGTGCGTTCTTTTATGTTGGGATTTGCGGTAAAGCTTTAG
- a CDS encoding glycoside hydrolase family 19 protein, with the protein MTTPLITVEQLQNICSQIPEETAIKVTDAINKVCPLYGMNTDILHEFLANVIHESAEFTRYEENLNYSAARVMEVWPSRFKTLADAEQYARKPEKLACKVYNGRLGNFHPMDGWDFRGAGPIQITGRENFTRFAFWMGLEFQIFKAAQEWARILRTDHEFGMHSACWVFSVYMDLNDEAEEDEMRTIIKRINGGYTGESERNKYYRLCKQILK; encoded by the coding sequence ATGACTACTCCACTAATAACAGTTGAACAACTACAAAATATTTGCAGCCAGATTCCGGAAGAAACTGCCATAAAGGTTACGGATGCAATCAACAAGGTTTGTCCTTTATACGGAATGAATACTGATATCCTGCATGAATTCCTGGCTAACGTTATTCATGAATCGGCAGAGTTCACCAGATATGAGGAAAACCTGAACTATTCAGCAGCCCGGGTCATGGAAGTATGGCCTTCGAGATTTAAGACATTGGCAGATGCAGAGCAATACGCAAGAAAACCGGAAAAGCTGGCTTGCAAAGTGTACAACGGGAGGCTGGGAAATTTTCACCCGATGGATGGTTGGGATTTCCGGGGAGCTGGCCCTATTCAGATCACTGGCCGGGAGAATTTCACAAGGTTCGCATTTTGGATGGGCCTGGAGTTCCAGATCTTCAAAGCAGCGCAAGAATGGGCCCGGATACTTCGTACAGATCATGAGTTTGGAATGCACTCCGCCTGCTGGGTCTTTTCCGTTTATATGGATCTGAATGATGAAGCTGAGGAAGATGAAATGAGAACAATCATTAAGAGGATCAATGGCGGATATACAGGAGAAAGCGAGCGCAACAAGTATTACCGCCTATGCAAACAAATACTCAAATAA
- a CDS encoding RteC domain-containing protein, producing MQALLSLSEELYASLINQIELLKSQPLPELKKCERIIQLVHDSLRSLRQLFQSTRKITKQDEIHFFKVIKPRFLSELILHIKIFRLHSRWPLGSKKVQLAYLEQELEQIYQFFQHNDDFCCYYRSESTIRDHEYFLRDQQFTDHSIDLLFAVNDPAFNTLYDTQAAIFLANTAYIPYLEKQIELLQTPTRETCESSQTEQLLQWTGSKAALVEFMYGFHYMRVFNGGHVDLKTIATVFGKIFNIDISSYPDIFQHIKMRKMEPTKSVDAMRICLLQNLSGSE from the coding sequence ATGCAAGCTTTACTCAGCTTATCTGAAGAATTGTATGCTTCATTGATCAATCAAATCGAACTCCTGAAAAGTCAACCCCTTCCTGAACTGAAGAAATGCGAAAGGATAATTCAGCTTGTACATGATTCCTTACGATCCTTACGCCAGCTATTTCAAAGCACAAGAAAAATCACCAAACAGGATGAAATTCATTTCTTTAAAGTAATCAAACCCCGCTTTCTGAGCGAGTTAATATTGCATATAAAGATCTTTAGATTGCATAGTCGCTGGCCATTAGGAAGCAAAAAGGTTCAGCTTGCATACCTGGAACAGGAACTGGAGCAGATTTATCAGTTCTTTCAGCACAATGATGATTTCTGCTGCTATTACAGATCAGAAAGCACCATCAGGGACCACGAGTATTTTTTAAGAGACCAGCAGTTTACTGATCATTCTATCGATCTGTTATTTGCTGTAAATGATCCGGCATTCAATACCTTGTATGATACTCAAGCTGCGATATTCCTTGCCAATACTGCTTACATACCTTACCTGGAAAAGCAGATCGAGCTGCTTCAAACGCCCACAAGAGAAACCTGTGAAAGCAGCCAGACAGAACAACTACTGCAATGGACTGGCAGCAAAGCCGCCCTGGTCGAGTTCATGTATGGCTTCCATTACATGCGTGTATTCAACGGCGGTCATGTTGACCTTAAAACCATCGCTACAGTCTTCGGGAAAATATTCAATATCGATATCAGCAGTTATCCCGACATCTTCCAGCATATCAAAATGAGAAAAATGGAACCTACCAAATCAGTGGATGCTATGAGGATTTGCCTTCTCCAAAATCTCTCCGGTTCAGAATAA
- a CDS encoding MauE/DoxX family redox-associated membrane protein — MKKIKFSAHLLKKLVVNISFMLLAALFIYAAYNKLAIYPTFVKQLRLSPATSGYENFLAWFIPSIEIAIAILLIIPRSRLIGLYSSFFLMLAFTVYVYVVPHFFQQQTCSCGGIISTFSWKEHFYFNLFFTFLAGSGVVLLSTIQQQKIRKT; from the coding sequence ATGAAAAAGATAAAATTCTCAGCACACTTGCTAAAGAAGCTAGTTGTAAACATATCATTTATGCTTTTAGCAGCCCTTTTCATATACGCCGCATACAATAAGCTGGCAATATATCCAACTTTTGTTAAGCAACTTCGCTTATCACCCGCGACATCGGGATATGAAAATTTCCTAGCTTGGTTCATTCCAAGCATCGAAATAGCAATTGCCATCTTATTAATAATCCCGCGTTCAAGGCTTATTGGATTATACAGTTCCTTCTTCTTAATGCTAGCGTTTACAGTTTACGTCTATGTTGTTCCGCATTTTTTTCAACAACAGACTTGTTCATGTGGAGGGATTATTAGCACCTTCTCATGGAAAGAACATTTTTACTTTAACCTTTTCTTTACTTTCCTAGCTGGTTCAGGAGTTGTTCTCCTTTCTACAATCCAACAACAGAAAATAAGAAAGACATAA
- a CDS encoding TlpA family protein disulfide reductase, with the protein MNKELQKSIYLILFLLISSILLGQGNRVQYNATELLRIYDSLFLANDWRNEYKAQLDEQLGIGWKEKMLKVGDNIPNVLIGELMDSIGSVRLFDLKEKETELIILDFWNTNCFSCIASFPKMESLQAKFGNKVKVLLVNPWQSKEEIRKFFPKGAVLPKLPIIINSTNLLAYFPIQTIPYHVWIGKNGAVHVLGSAYNTYEEKVSKYLRGGDVSYIANESTLPRFEPTLPYFKVLKVIPSFYRYNSFLSPFNPNYATQQPGAVFDLVDSVNGIRRNTLINQSYLNLLKMAWKNEIRENEDKIIISPLPGELVLKVRDTTKYTDYYVNTLKKTDSQYARGRFCYEQIAPMSYTQDQLIDSMRKELEAFGTQFLGAEISFKEDSVLGFVMTHSNMAKVKSKSLQNDELKLEDFMRNNVKMRRYINVSISDIVSDNFGSKLKDDLKGSYFINDSNLDRISFIELPVGFGLNELENGLRKNGFTITKKKFNLFRLYIIENQ; encoded by the coding sequence ATGAATAAAGAGTTACAAAAAAGTATTTATTTGATCTTGTTCCTTTTGATTTCATCGATACTCTTAGGGCAGGGGAATAGAGTTCAGTATAATGCAACAGAGCTCTTGAGAATTTACGATTCTCTCTTTTTGGCGAATGATTGGAGAAATGAATATAAGGCCCAGCTTGACGAACAATTAGGTATCGGGTGGAAAGAAAAAATGTTGAAGGTTGGAGACAATATCCCCAATGTGTTAATAGGCGAACTAATGGATTCAATAGGCAGCGTAAGATTGTTCGATTTGAAAGAAAAGGAAACAGAATTGATAATATTGGACTTTTGGAATACGAATTGTTTTTCCTGTATTGCCTCATTTCCTAAGATGGAATCTCTCCAAGCAAAATTTGGAAATAAGGTTAAGGTTCTTTTAGTCAATCCGTGGCAATCAAAAGAGGAAATCAGAAAATTTTTTCCGAAAGGTGCGGTCCTTCCAAAATTGCCTATTATAATAAACTCAACAAATTTGCTTGCCTATTTCCCTATTCAAACAATTCCTTATCATGTTTGGATTGGCAAGAACGGGGCAGTACATGTACTCGGAAGTGCATACAATACTTATGAGGAGAAAGTAAGTAAATACTTACGAGGAGGTGATGTATCATATATAGCAAATGAAAGTACTTTGCCAAGGTTTGAGCCTACCTTGCCTTATTTTAAGGTGCTAAAAGTTATTCCTTCTTTTTATAGATATAATTCGTTTCTTTCTCCATTCAATCCCAATTATGCGACTCAGCAACCCGGTGCAGTATTCGATTTAGTCGATTCTGTAAATGGGATACGGAGAAACACATTAATTAATCAGTCGTATTTGAATTTGCTAAAGATGGCTTGGAAAAATGAAATAAGAGAAAATGAAGATAAAATAATTATTTCACCCTTGCCGGGAGAATTAGTATTGAAAGTACGAGACACTACAAAATACACTGATTATTACGTTAATACTCTAAAGAAGACCGATAGTCAATATGCCAGGGGCCGATTTTGTTACGAGCAGATAGCTCCTATGTCTTACACTCAAGATCAGCTAATTGATTCCATGCGGAAAGAACTAGAGGCTTTTGGGACGCAGTTTTTGGGTGCCGAAATATCCTTTAAAGAAGATAGTGTGCTTGGCTTTGTTATGACTCACTCAAACATGGCTAAAGTCAAATCTAAATCTCTACAAAATGATGAATTAAAGTTAGAAGACTTTATGAGGAACAATGTAAAGATGCGAAGGTATATCAATGTTTCAATTTCTGATATCGTATCTGATAATTTTGGTTCTAAACTCAAAGATGATTTGAAAGGTAGTTACTTTATCAATGATTCCAATCTAGATAGAATAAGTTTCATAGAACTGCCTGTCGGGTTCGGGCTAAACGAGTTGGAAAATGGACTAAGAAAGAATGGGTTCACAATTACGAAAAAGAAGTTCAATCTTTTCAGATTGTACATAATAGAAAATCAATGA
- a CDS encoding RagB/SusD family nutrient uptake outer membrane protein — protein MSLKIKIVLLICGLTLIGSSSCKKYLDKKSQMGFYVPETPQDLQALLDNNNVMNFQSGTALIELVSDNYFVKPSDWQAAEIFDRDNYIWSETAEDFDTWRFPYLSPIYYSNVVLDALGRVKKVGNEYNDVEGSALFFRSFSFFQLSQLYCKNFSPSADADNGIVLRLNADVESKLARSSVKETYSKIIEDAKKAIELLPKDVVTAFRPNKASAMALLARVYLSMLDYSNALKYADLALKEKNELLDFNNLMSAGEIIPAFAENPEIIFFSSLRNKGLTGRNVAKIDTSLIKSYLPNDLRLNIYFRPNSEPDEGTYRFKGSFYNISNGSVFNGLTTSEMYLIKAECLARGGDVTQAMAELNKLLRKRFESSSFEDLDASSPEAALTIILSERRKELVFRGQRWTDIRRLNLEGHGIELKRIIDGVTYTLLPNDTRTVLLIPKEEIIKSGIEQNIR, from the coding sequence ATGTCTCTTAAGATAAAGATTGTGTTATTAATTTGTGGACTAACTCTAATAGGGAGTTCATCATGTAAGAAATATCTGGACAAGAAGTCGCAAATGGGATTTTATGTTCCTGAAACACCACAAGATTTGCAGGCGTTATTAGATAATAATAATGTAATGAATTTTCAATCAGGGACTGCGTTGATAGAATTGGTTTCTGATAATTATTTTGTCAAACCTAGTGATTGGCAAGCCGCTGAAATATTTGATAGGGATAATTATATATGGTCAGAAACTGCTGAGGATTTTGATACTTGGAGATTTCCATATTTGTCACCAATATATTATTCAAATGTAGTTTTGGACGCATTAGGAAGAGTAAAAAAAGTCGGTAATGAATATAATGATGTTGAAGGAAGCGCGCTTTTTTTCAGATCATTCTCCTTTTTCCAATTGTCGCAATTGTATTGTAAGAATTTTAGTCCTTCAGCAGATGCGGACAATGGAATTGTACTCCGTTTGAATGCAGATGTTGAAAGTAAATTGGCCCGATCTTCAGTTAAGGAGACTTATTCTAAAATAATTGAGGATGCAAAAAAGGCAATTGAGTTGTTGCCCAAAGATGTTGTTACCGCATTTAGACCAAATAAGGCATCAGCTATGGCACTCTTAGCGAGAGTTTATCTTAGTATGCTTGATTATTCAAATGCACTTAAATATGCAGATTTAGCGCTAAAAGAGAAGAATGAATTACTTGATTTTAATAATTTGATGTCAGCAGGTGAGATTATTCCAGCATTTGCAGAAAATCCAGAAATTATTTTTTTTAGTTCACTAAGAAATAAAGGACTTACAGGGCGTAATGTTGCTAAAATTGACACAAGCCTCATAAAAAGTTATTTGCCTAATGACTTACGCTTAAATATCTATTTCAGGCCTAATTCAGAACCTGATGAAGGTACCTATCGATTTAAAGGTAGTTTTTATAATATAAGTAATGGTTCAGTTTTTAATGGATTAACAACTAGTGAAATGTATTTGATAAAGGCTGAGTGCCTTGCGAGGGGTGGAGATGTTACACAAGCAATGGCCGAACTAAATAAATTGTTAAGAAAACGTTTTGAATCTAGCTCATTTGAAGATTTGGATGCGTCTTCCCCTGAAGCTGCGCTTACTATAATACTTTCTGAACGGAGAAAAGAATTAGTATTTAGAGGCCAGCGTTGGACAGATATTCGAAGGCTGAATCTTGAAGGACATGGGATTGAGTTAAAAAGGATTATTGACGGTGTAACATATACTTTGTTACCTAATGACACTCGAACTGTATTATTGATTCCCAAGGAAGAAATAATAAAATCAGGAATTGAACAAAATATTAGATGA